CGCAGCAGGTGCACGACCACGAGCACCAGCAGCGCGACCACGACGACCGCGAAGACGACGAGGACCCAGGTCGTGTCGACGTGCTGGGCCGCGCGGGCGCCGGGCGGCTGCGGCTCGTTCGTCGCGGGTGGCGGCGACGCGGTCGACACGACGGCTGGTGGGCGGGCGGGGGCGACCGTCGGGGACCAGCGCGCACCGGTCAGGACGGGACGCGCTCCGAGTCCGGCGGCGACGACGACCAGCGCCCCGAGGGCGAACGCGGCGACGGGGACGAACGGGGAGCCGCTGCGCTGCGGACCGTCGTCGTTCCCCATGACCTCACGCTACCCCGCGCGGCCGCGGGAGCGGCGTCCGTCAGGCGGGTCGCGTCGGGAGCAGCCGGACCGGACCGACGGCCGTCCGGCGACGGCCTGGAGGCGCGACCGGCGTCCGTCAGGCGGGTCGCGCCTCCAGGCTGGTCACCGCAGCGCGCCGCTCCCGCCGACGGTGGCGCGCGACGACCGCGCTCGTGGCGGCCGCCGTCGCGGCCGCCACGAGCGCCAGCCATCCCCACCCTGACACCGGCAGAGCCGCGGACACCCCGGAGAACAGCGCGAGGCACCCGAACGTCGCCGAGACGACCGCCGTCAGGATGACGACCGAGCTGACGGCACCGACGGCGCTCGGCGACCGCCGACGCAGGAACCAGTCGGGCAGCGCAGCGAGGGCCCCTGCCGCGAACCCGTAGAGGAGGGCGCCGATGGCCGCGAAGAGCATCACGGGGACGAGGAGGACGATGAAGGTCAGCCTTTCGGGGGACTGTTCGACGACCGCGCCCACGATCGTCCAGACGACGGGGACGGCGACGACGGCCGCGGCACCGGCCCACGCGGTCGTCAGCGGCAGGACCGACAGGAGTGTCCGACGGGTCGCACCGCCTCGGGCGTCGGGCGCGGTCGTGGTGCTCGGCTCGTCCGTCGTCACGGTCGTCACCCTAGCGAGCCGTGCTGCGGGATCGTGGCCGGTGGTCCAGCTCCCGCCGCAGCGCCCGCACCACGGGGAGGAGGGTCTCGAGGCCGCCCGGCCCGGCCCCGAACGGACGTCCGAGGGCGGTCCGCGGTGCGAGGACGAGCGGGTCGCCGCCGTCGAGGCCGAACCACAGGGCGTAGTCGACCCGGGTGCCGCGGGAGTCCTTCGTCGCGAGCCCGACCCGGTGGATGCGCGACCAGGGCACGTCGAGCACCGGGCCGTCCCGTTCGGGCGTCCACCCGTGCAGTCCCGCCGTGTCGAAGGTCCAGACCTCCGGACGCGGGCGGGGGAGGTCCTCGCTGGCGCGGATGCCCTTCGTCAGCACCGGGAGGAAGAACGCCGGTCGGTGGCTGCTCGCACGCATCCGGGCGAGGACCCGACGATCGCGTCGGCCGCTCCACCACGTGCCGATCGACATGGCGAAGCCGACGACGACCACGAACGCCTCGACCAGGACGACGCTCCCGACCCGACTGCTGCGGGCCATCTCCGCGACGAAGGCCGGGGACCGGAGCTCGGCGACGATGAGCGCAGGTGCCCCCAGCACGAGGACCAGTGCGACCAGGTGGATCGGCCACGACGGAGCGGCGGTGCCGTCACGCAGACGCTCGACCCACCGGTCCGAGATGAACGCCATCTGCCCATCCTGCTCCGGTGCGATCGAGTGCGGGCAGGTCAGAACGCGGTGAGCGCGTCGCGCAGCATCCGGTGGCCCTGCGCTTCGAACGCCTCGTCGTGCACCGCATACGCCCACACCGCGGTGCCGACGGCCTCCCGGAGCTGCAGCCAGCGCCAGTCCTCGGGGTCGCGGGGATCCTCCCCGTACCCGTCGAGGAACGCCCGCTCGAGCTCGGGGCGCCGCTCCCAGTACAGGACGGCGAGCCTGGTGCAGTCCGTGGCTGCCGGGCGGAGCGCGAAGCGACCGTAGTCGATGGCGAGGAGACGGCCCCGGTCGACCAGCCAGTTCCGCGGGTGCCAGTCGCCGTGCGTGGGGACGACCGTCACCGGGTGCGGCACCCACGTCTCGAACAGCGCTCGGACCCGCTCGGCCGTGTCCGCATCGATGCGGTGCGGGTCGTCGAGCAGCCGGAGCACCTTGTCCCGCTCGCGGTCGAGGTACTGCGGGTCCTCGCGGGCGGACTGCTGGTGGAACCGTCGCAGGACGGTGCCGGCCTGCCGGTGGACGTCGGGGTCGTCCTCGTGGGGCGACCCGAGCGCGAGCCGACCCGGGAGTCGATCGAGGACCAGCACGCGTGCGTCCTCGTCCGCGGCGACGAGGCGGGAGGTCCGGGCGCCGAGGACGCTCGTCCAGCCGTCGCGGTGAGCCGCGAGCTCCCGGGGGAAGTGCGCGTTGTCCGGTCCCGAGGCCTTGACGACGTAGTCGCCGGCGGCGTCACGGACGTGGAGCACTCGCGTGTCCAGCAGTCCCCACGAGTCATCGGCCACGAGGACCGGATCGTCGAAGACCGACTGCAGGAAGGCGACCTGCTCGTCCCGCAGTCCGCTCGTCCCCCAGTGCACACCTCACCCTACGTCCGGCGTGCACGGCGGCGGCACGTCGACTCAGTGCTGGTGCGCGTGGACGGCGGGCACCACCGTGAACTCGTCGACGTTGCCGATCGCTTCGTGCACGTGTTCGGCGGCGTGCGCGGCGACGTCCGCGGCCTCGTGCAGGGACGGCGCCGCCACCTCGACCGTGGCGGAGCCGGTCAGGCGGTGGCCGACCCAACGGAGTCGGACGTCGCGGACGGCTTCGACGCCCGGGGTGTGTTCGAGCGCGTGCTCGGTCCTGCTGACGAGGCCCGGGTCGATGGCGTCCATGAGGCGGGCGCCGATGGACTTCACCGTTCCCCAGAGCAGCGCCATGATCGACACCGAGATGAGCAGGCCGATGATCGGGTCCGCGATCGGGAAGCCGACGAGGACGCCGACCGCTCCGAGGACGACGGACAAGGACGTGAACCCGTCGAGGCGCGCGTGCACGCCGTCGGCGACGAGTGCCGCGGAGCCGATCTTCTGGCCGACGCGGATGCGGTAGACCGCCACGGCCTCGTTGCCGGCGAAGCCGATGAGTCCGGCGGCGACGAGCAGCCATGGGTGCTCGATCGGCCGAGGATCGATGAAGCGGTCGACCGCCTGCCAGCCAGCGACGACGGCGGAGAGGGCGACGACGAACACGATGAACATGCCCGCGAGGTCTTCCGCTCGGCCGTAGCCGTACGTGTAGCGGCGGTTCGCGACGCGGCGTCCGAGGACGAACGCGATCCAGAGCGGCACCGCGGTCAAGGCGTCGGCGAAGTTGTGGATCGTGTCCGCGAGCAGCGCGATCGACCCGGTGAACGCGACGATCACCGCCTGCAAGACCGTCGTGGCCAACAGGACGAACAGGCTGATCTTCAGGGCGCGGACGCCGGCGGTGCTGGCCTCCATCGCGTCGTCGATCGAGTCCGCCGAGTCGTGCGTGTGCGGAACGAACAGGTCGTACAGGAACCCCTTCGCCCCGCCGTGCGGATGGTCGTGGTGGTGGTCGTGCCCGTGGTCGTTGCGGTCCGTGTGGGTGTGCGTGTGGTCCGTCATGAGGAGGCCTGCTGGTGGTGGGGTGCGTGACCGACCACGTGCTCGGCCTGCTTGACCGCGTCGATGACCAGCTCCGAAGCGTGCTCGTCGGTCAGCCGGTAGAACACCGTCGTGCCTTCGCGGCGGGTCGACACCATCCGCGCCAGGCGGAGCTTCGCCAGGTGCTGCGACACGGCCGGGGCGCTCTTGCCGACGACCTCTGCGAGGCGGTTCACCGAAAGCTCGTCGCTGTTCCGCAACGCGAGGATGATCTTCACGCG
This is a stretch of genomic DNA from Curtobacterium sp. 458. It encodes these proteins:
- a CDS encoding aminoglycoside phosphotransferase family protein; this translates as MHWGTSGLRDEQVAFLQSVFDDPVLVADDSWGLLDTRVLHVRDAAGDYVVKASGPDNAHFPRELAAHRDGWTSVLGARTSRLVAADEDARVLVLDRLPGRLALGSPHEDDPDVHRQAGTVLRRFHQQSAREDPQYLDRERDKVLRLLDDPHRIDADTAERVRALFETWVPHPVTVVPTHGDWHPRNWLVDRGRLLAIDYGRFALRPAATDCTRLAVLYWERRPELERAFLDGYGEDPRDPEDWRWLQLREAVGTAVWAYAVHDEAFEAQGHRMLRDALTAF
- a CDS encoding cation diffusion facilitator family transporter, with product MTDHTHTHTDRNDHGHDHHHDHPHGGAKGFLYDLFVPHTHDSADSIDDAMEASTAGVRALKISLFVLLATTVLQAVIVAFTGSIALLADTIHNFADALTAVPLWIAFVLGRRVANRRYTYGYGRAEDLAGMFIVFVVALSAVVAGWQAVDRFIDPRPIEHPWLLVAAGLIGFAGNEAVAVYRIRVGQKIGSAALVADGVHARLDGFTSLSVVLGAVGVLVGFPIADPIIGLLISVSIMALLWGTVKSIGARLMDAIDPGLVSRTEHALEHTPGVEAVRDVRLRWVGHRLTGSATVEVAAPSLHEAADVAAHAAEHVHEAIGNVDEFTVVPAVHAHQH
- a CDS encoding metalloregulator ArsR/SmtB family transcription factor produces the protein MHVDKQPCGLSPESEYVELAVEVFAMLADATRVKIILALRNSDELSVNRLAEVVGKSAPAVSQHLAKLRLARMVSTRREGTTVFYRLTDEHASELVIDAVKQAEHVVGHAPHHQQASS